Proteins encoded together in one Carya illinoinensis cultivar Pawnee chromosome 3, C.illinoinensisPawnee_v1, whole genome shotgun sequence window:
- the LOC122304609 gene encoding uncharacterized protein LOC122304609, whose amino-acid sequence MGHHRFLPLGHIWRKKKSIFNGSTEHRGRPPQQLSGEDILNQLQNIPDIDFGKSTKKRKRTTDELNWTKRSIFFQLPYWSTLKLRHNLDVMHIEKNICDNILGTLMNIARKTKDHVNARRDLSNLNIKKELHLIQDGQRVSMPHACYTLYGAERAGFCKWLNDVKFPDGFASNIARCVSVVDCKISGMKSHDCHIFMQRLLPVAICGYLRQDIRLALTELSTYFKELCARTIKVDVLEWLQSDIAVILCKLEMIFPPTFFDVMVYLAYHLPHEALLAGPVQYRWMYPFERYLGKFKRYVKNKARPEGSIAEACIHVECLNFCSMYLHDVESRFNPQEWNFDGGEDGVGEGLSIFRQKRDRTIPEIQNLRVNNPGDVSDDLYALACGPDPWVVSYSGCIMNGIRFHTRQREAHRRTQNSGVLVISELDAQSVDFYGVLTNILEVRYMGWRRVYLFKCDWFDISDSRRGIRVDDHLTSVNMSLTFYKDEPFVLACQASQVFYLKNRMIPGNWYAVQKVVNRNVYDLPLRNLIEEDAYDASDVEAYQEDDSFEEYILVHADDNGLVNPMHRLDVEPTQIDASLVMEAENHNLDVRTFINDDSSESSSPYNTKHEGSTEEDSLSTDEEAN is encoded by the exons ATGGGTCATCACCGATTCTTGCCCCTAGGCCAcatttggagaaagaaaaagagtatttTTAATGGCAGCACAGAGCATCGTGGCCGCCCACCTCAGCAGTTGTCAGGAGAAGATATACTTAATCAACTGCAGAATATTCCAGATATTGATTTTGGCAAATCTACAAAGAAGAGAAAGCGTACCACTGATGAGTTAAATTGGACCAAAAGAAGTATCTTTTTCCAATTGCCGTATTGGTCAACTCTAAAGCTTAGACATAACCTTGATGTAATGCACATTGAGAAGAACATATGTGACAACATCTTAGGAACTTTGATGAATATTGCTAGGAAAACTAAAGATCATGTCAATGCACGTCGTGACCTTTccaatctcaatataaaaaaagaattacacttgatccaggaTGGACAACGCGTGAGTATGCCACATGCATGTTACACCTTGTATGGAGCTGAGAGGGCAGGTTTTTGTAAATGGTTGAATGATGTCAAGTTTCCAGATGGCTTCGCTTCTAATATTGCGAGATGTGTGAGTGTTGTCGATTGCAAAATCTCTGgcatgaaaagtcatgattgtcatatttttatgcaaagattaTTACCTGTTGCAATTTGTGGATACTTACGACAAGATATACGATTAGCATTGACTGAGTTGAGCACATATTTCAAAGAACTTTGTGCAAGAACTATCAAGGTTGATGTGTTAGAATGGCTTCAGTCTGATATAGCCGTCATTTTGTGCAAGCTAGAGATGATATTTCCACCtacattctttgatgtaatggtctACCTAGCCTATCATTTGCCACATGAGGCGCTGCTTGCAGGGCCagttcaatataggtggatgtaccctTTCGAACGGTATCTTGGAAAATTTAAGAGATACGTTAAGAATAAGGCCCGTCCGGAAGGTTCAATTGCAGAGGCCTGTATTCATGtagaatgtttgaatttttgttcCATGTACCTCCATGATGTCGAATCTAGATTCAATCCTCAAGAATGGAACTTTGATGGAGGAGAAGATGGTGTAGGAGAAGGACTAAGTATTTTTAGACAGAAG AGAGATCGGACAATACCTGAA ATTCAAAATCTACGTGTTAACAATCCTGGTGATGTTTCGGATGATCTATATGCACTTGCATGTGGTCCTGACCCTTGGGTTGTGTCTTATTCTGGTTGCATCATGAATGGCATACGATTTCACACGAGGCAACGTGAAGCACATCGTAGGACCCAAAATTCAGGTGTCCTGGTCATTAGTGAACTAGATGCTCAAAGTGTTGACTTCTATGGTGTTCTAACAAACATCTTGGAAGTTCGCTACATGGGATGGCGCCGTGTGTACTTATTCAAATGTGACTGGTTCGACATCTCTGATTCTAGACGAGGGATACGTGTGGATGATCATCTTACTAGTGTGAATATGTCTCTGACATTTTATAAGGACGAGCCATTTGTTTTGGCGTGCCAAGCTTCACAGGTGTTCTACTTAAAAAATCGTATGATCCCTGGTAATTGGTATGCAGTACAAAAGGTTGTCAATAGAAATGTGTATGATCTTCCCCTCAGAAATTTGATTGAAGAAGATGCTTACGATGCTAGTGACGTGGAGGCGTACCAAGAGGAtgattcttttgaagaatacatATTAGTCCATGCTGATGACAATGGACTAGTTAACCCCATGCACAGGCTTGATGTCGAGCCCACTCAGATTGATGCATCATTAGTAATGGAAGCTGAAAATCACAACCTTGATGTCAGAACATTTATCAACGACGATAGCAGCGAATCTAGTTCCCCTTACAACACCAAACACGAGGGAAGCACGGAAGAAGATAGTCTCTCGACGGACGAAGAGGCAAACTAG
- the LOC122304610 gene encoding uncharacterized protein LOC122304610: MSTSDDSTVPPDVVPSTEPQEQGVEVDSTIPTNVEEGLVPPTRKRGRGAAKNLEFDKIRKFGPIALTLKDGETSPCCENYTIFTSRLTWLVKHHVDLSHPSWHDLPDNEKEELIARVRADFVLDWTKKNHRDTVTKTLRKRFNHIRYELHKIYKSYKTNEEALANVPELVTPATWVKLCARWSSAEFRMISEKNKSNRAKQQTNHMAGRTSFEVTYYLLILTDKRY; the protein is encoded by the exons ATGTCAACCTCAGATGACTCAACCGTGCCACCAGATGTCGTCCCAAGCACCGAACCGCAAGAGCAGGGGGTTGAGGTGGACTCAACCATACCGACAAATG TTGAAGAGGGATTAGTACCGCCTACCCGAAAACGTGGACGAGGAGCCGCAAAGAACCTCGAGTTTGACAAGATTCGAAAGTTTGGGCCGATAGCACTAACCTTAAAGGATGGTGAGACATCACCATGTTGTGAAAACTATACAATATTTACAAGTAGGCTTACATGGTTGGTGAAGCACCATGTCGACCTGAGTCACCCGAGCTGGCATGATTTACCAGATAATGAGAAGGAAGAGTTGATTGCTCGTGTCCGG GCCGACTTTGTCCTTGACTGGACGAAGAAGAATCACCGCGATACAGTAACGAAGACACTTAGGAAGAGGTTCAATCATATTCGGTATGAACTTCACAAAATATACAAGAGTTACAAGACGAACGAAGAAGCTCTTGCGAATGTGCCAGAGTTGGTGACACCAGCTACTTGGGTGAAGTTATGCGCTCGATGGTCAAGCGCGGAATTTAGG ATGATatctgagaaaaataaaagtaatagagCGAAACAACAAACAAACCACATGGCTGGACGAACCTCATTC GAAGTAACATATTATTTGCTGATTTTAACCGACAAAAGGTATTAA
- the LOC122303793 gene encoding probable WRKY transcription factor 31 isoform X1 produces MAKGSGLSIDSDPIGFFLNQPIVLNSFPEDDNNHHYHNRNIKWKLGAMDATLNRSASPTIQFPLNLNCSHRQDSPPPSDAKRTVMDEMDFFAEKHGQDNEAAYTDVDRKDSDGPTALEFKVNTGLNLLTTNTSSDQSMVDDGISPNVEDKRARSSELAVLQAELERMNSENQHLKETLNQVTTTYNALQMHFVTLMQAQKAKSTEENGMVDGKVEVKNNGTLVVPRQFMDLRLATNGDADENSMSSSEGKSRDRSGSPGNKGEVMGSKQQFGLGKDGNSDEVLAFDQDKKENGSKIGREDSPDQASQGWSPNKVPRFNSPKEVDQTEATMRKARVSVRARSEAPMITDGCQWRKYGQKMAKGNPCPRAYYRCTMANGCPVRKQVQRCAEDRTILITTYEGNHNHPLPPNAMAMASTTSSAARMLLSGSMSSADGLMNSNFLTRTLLPCSSSMATISASAPFPTVTLDLTQSPNPFQLPRPPTQFQIPFPNPSQTQNLATAQATLLPQIFGQALYNNQSKFSGLQMSQDMDSSHQLGHQPQALEMNQGQHNSLSDTVSAATAAITADPNFTAALAAAITSIIGGAAQTNNISNNNNSNNNANITTTTSSNGNLTSTSNSNSNANNKISNSSLQGN; encoded by the exons ATGGCCAAAGGAAGTGGACTCTCCATTGATTCAGATCCAATTGGGTTCTTTCTCAACCAGCCAATAGTGCTCAACTCATTCCCTGAAGACGACAACAATCACCATTACCACAACCGAAATATCAAGTGGAAGCTCGGTGCCATGGACGCCACTCTAAACAGGTCAGCTTCCCCCACTATTCAATTCCCACTCAACCTTAACTGTTCCCATCGCCAAGATTCTCCTCCGCCGTCTGATGCTAAGCGCACCGTCATGGATGAGATGGACTTCTTTGCCGAGAAGCACGGCCAAGACAACGAGGCTGCCTATACCGATGTCGATAGAAAAGACTCGGACGGTCCGACCGCCTTAGAATTTAAGGTCAAC ACTGGTTTGAATCTTCTTACGACCAACACTAGTAGCGACCAATCCATGGTGGACGATGGCATATCACCGAACGTGGAAGATAAAAGAGCCAGGAGCAGTGAG CTGGCTGTTCTTCAAGCTGAGCTTGAGCGAATGAATTCCGAAAATCAACATCTAAAAGAGACGCTTAATCAGGTTACTACTACCTACAATGCGCTGCAGATGCATTTCGTTACTCTTATGCAGGCTCAGAAAGCCAAAAGCACTGAAGAAAATGGCATGGTGGATGGGAAAGTAGAGGTAAAAAATAATGGAACACTAGTAGTGCCAAGGCAATTCATGGATCTTCGGCTGGCTACTAATGGTGATGCGGATGAGAACTCGATGTCTTCGTCAGAAGGAAAGAGCCGGGATCGGTCAGGATCGCCCGGAAATAAGGGAGAAGTAATGGGATCGAAGCAGCAGTTTGGGCTGGGGAAGGATGGGAATAGTGATGAGGTGCTTGCTTTCGATCAGGATAAGAAGGAAAATGGTAGTAAAATTGGGAGAGAGGATAGTCCGGATCAAGCATCACAAGGATGGAGTCCTAATAAGGTTCCCAGGTTCAATTCACCTAAAGAAGTTGATCAGACTGAGGCGACGATGAGGAAGGCACGCGTATCAGTTAGAGCTCGATCAGAGGCTCCTATG ATCACTGATGGCTGCCAATGGCGCAAGTATGGGCAGAAGATGGCTAAGGGAAACCCATGTCCTCGAGCTTACTATCGATGCACCATGGCTAATGGTTGCCCAGTTCGAAAACAA GTACAAAGATGTGCAGAAGATCGAACGATCCTCATAACCACGTACGAAGGCAACCACAACCATCCCTTGCCACCGAACGCCATGGCAATGGCATCAACAACTTCATCAGCAGCACGAATGCTGCTCTCGGGTTCCATGTCCAGTGCTGATGGACTAATGAACTCAAATTTCCTCACCAGAACACTCCTGCCGTGCTCCTCTAGCATGGCCACCATCTCAGCATCAGCCCCATTTCCCACTGTTACATTGGACTTGACTCAATCCCCCAACCCGTTCCAACTCCCAAGGCCACCAACCCAATTCCAAATCCCCTTCCCAAACCCCTCACAGACACAGAACCTCGCCACCGCCCAGGCAACATTGCTGCCTCAAATATTTGGTCAAGCACTCTACAATAATCAATCAAAATTCTCTGGTCTTCAGATGTCTCAAGATATGGACTCTTCTCATCAACTGGGTCACCAGCCACAAGCATTGGAGATGAACCAGGGGCAGCATAACTCACTTTCTGATACAGTCAGTGCCGCCACCGCCGCCATCACCGCGGACCCAAACTTCACCGCAGCGCTCGCAGCAGCCATCACTTCTATTATTGGCGGTGCTGCTCAGACGAACAACATCAGcaacaataataatagtaataataatgccAACATCACAACCACCACCAGCAGCAATGGCAACTTAACAAGTACCAGCAACAGCAATAGCAATGCCAACAATAAAATCAGCAATTCAAGTTTGCAAGGCAATTAA
- the LOC122303793 gene encoding probable WRKY transcription factor 31 isoform X2, protein MAKGSGLSIDSDPIGFFLNQPIVLNSFPEDDNNHHYHNRNIKWKLGAMDATLNRSASPTIQFPLNLNCSHRQDSPPPSDAKRTVMDEMDFFAEKHGQDNEAAYTDVDRKDSDGPTALEFKTGLNLLTTNTSSDQSMVDDGISPNVEDKRARSSELAVLQAELERMNSENQHLKETLNQVTTTYNALQMHFVTLMQAQKAKSTEENGMVDGKVEVKNNGTLVVPRQFMDLRLATNGDADENSMSSSEGKSRDRSGSPGNKGEVMGSKQQFGLGKDGNSDEVLAFDQDKKENGSKIGREDSPDQASQGWSPNKVPRFNSPKEVDQTEATMRKARVSVRARSEAPMITDGCQWRKYGQKMAKGNPCPRAYYRCTMANGCPVRKQVQRCAEDRTILITTYEGNHNHPLPPNAMAMASTTSSAARMLLSGSMSSADGLMNSNFLTRTLLPCSSSMATISASAPFPTVTLDLTQSPNPFQLPRPPTQFQIPFPNPSQTQNLATAQATLLPQIFGQALYNNQSKFSGLQMSQDMDSSHQLGHQPQALEMNQGQHNSLSDTVSAATAAITADPNFTAALAAAITSIIGGAAQTNNISNNNNSNNNANITTTTSSNGNLTSTSNSNSNANNKISNSSLQGN, encoded by the exons ATGGCCAAAGGAAGTGGACTCTCCATTGATTCAGATCCAATTGGGTTCTTTCTCAACCAGCCAATAGTGCTCAACTCATTCCCTGAAGACGACAACAATCACCATTACCACAACCGAAATATCAAGTGGAAGCTCGGTGCCATGGACGCCACTCTAAACAGGTCAGCTTCCCCCACTATTCAATTCCCACTCAACCTTAACTGTTCCCATCGCCAAGATTCTCCTCCGCCGTCTGATGCTAAGCGCACCGTCATGGATGAGATGGACTTCTTTGCCGAGAAGCACGGCCAAGACAACGAGGCTGCCTATACCGATGTCGATAGAAAAGACTCGGACGGTCCGACCGCCTTAGAATTTAAG ACTGGTTTGAATCTTCTTACGACCAACACTAGTAGCGACCAATCCATGGTGGACGATGGCATATCACCGAACGTGGAAGATAAAAGAGCCAGGAGCAGTGAG CTGGCTGTTCTTCAAGCTGAGCTTGAGCGAATGAATTCCGAAAATCAACATCTAAAAGAGACGCTTAATCAGGTTACTACTACCTACAATGCGCTGCAGATGCATTTCGTTACTCTTATGCAGGCTCAGAAAGCCAAAAGCACTGAAGAAAATGGCATGGTGGATGGGAAAGTAGAGGTAAAAAATAATGGAACACTAGTAGTGCCAAGGCAATTCATGGATCTTCGGCTGGCTACTAATGGTGATGCGGATGAGAACTCGATGTCTTCGTCAGAAGGAAAGAGCCGGGATCGGTCAGGATCGCCCGGAAATAAGGGAGAAGTAATGGGATCGAAGCAGCAGTTTGGGCTGGGGAAGGATGGGAATAGTGATGAGGTGCTTGCTTTCGATCAGGATAAGAAGGAAAATGGTAGTAAAATTGGGAGAGAGGATAGTCCGGATCAAGCATCACAAGGATGGAGTCCTAATAAGGTTCCCAGGTTCAATTCACCTAAAGAAGTTGATCAGACTGAGGCGACGATGAGGAAGGCACGCGTATCAGTTAGAGCTCGATCAGAGGCTCCTATG ATCACTGATGGCTGCCAATGGCGCAAGTATGGGCAGAAGATGGCTAAGGGAAACCCATGTCCTCGAGCTTACTATCGATGCACCATGGCTAATGGTTGCCCAGTTCGAAAACAA GTACAAAGATGTGCAGAAGATCGAACGATCCTCATAACCACGTACGAAGGCAACCACAACCATCCCTTGCCACCGAACGCCATGGCAATGGCATCAACAACTTCATCAGCAGCACGAATGCTGCTCTCGGGTTCCATGTCCAGTGCTGATGGACTAATGAACTCAAATTTCCTCACCAGAACACTCCTGCCGTGCTCCTCTAGCATGGCCACCATCTCAGCATCAGCCCCATTTCCCACTGTTACATTGGACTTGACTCAATCCCCCAACCCGTTCCAACTCCCAAGGCCACCAACCCAATTCCAAATCCCCTTCCCAAACCCCTCACAGACACAGAACCTCGCCACCGCCCAGGCAACATTGCTGCCTCAAATATTTGGTCAAGCACTCTACAATAATCAATCAAAATTCTCTGGTCTTCAGATGTCTCAAGATATGGACTCTTCTCATCAACTGGGTCACCAGCCACAAGCATTGGAGATGAACCAGGGGCAGCATAACTCACTTTCTGATACAGTCAGTGCCGCCACCGCCGCCATCACCGCGGACCCAAACTTCACCGCAGCGCTCGCAGCAGCCATCACTTCTATTATTGGCGGTGCTGCTCAGACGAACAACATCAGcaacaataataatagtaataataatgccAACATCACAACCACCACCAGCAGCAATGGCAACTTAACAAGTACCAGCAACAGCAATAGCAATGCCAACAATAAAATCAGCAATTCAAGTTTGCAAGGCAATTAA
- the LOC122303794 gene encoding aspartic proteinase A1-like isoform X1 → MIVSRMNSNSRICLAALLLLFLLSPTVFSTPNNGLIRIGLKKKKLDQSNRLGGQVDSKEWATLRVPIRKYYLHDNSEDIVALKNYMNAQYFGEIGIGTPAQNFTVIFDTGSSNLWVPSAKCYFSVACLFHSKYKSSHSSTYQKNGKSAEIHYGTGAVTGFFSQDHVKLGDLAVKNQDFIEATREPSIAFLTAKFDGILGLGFQEISVGGAIPVWYNMVNQSLVKEPVFSFWLNRKIQGEQGGEIVFGGVDPNHFEGKHTYVPVTQKGYWQFDLGDVLVNGDTTGYCGGGCSAIADSGTSLLAGPTAVVTQINHAIGASGFVSQECKVVVTQYGKTILDLLVAQAGPEKICSQIGFCMFARTQSVSMGIESVVEGSKNKASDGVHDATCTACEMAVIWMANQLRRNQTEDQILNYVNELCNRLPSPNGESAVECSSLSSMPTVSFTIGGKEFRLAPEQYILKVGEGAAAQCISGFLALDVPPPRGPLWILGDVFMRRYHTVFDYGNLRVGFAKAA, encoded by the exons ATGATCG TTTCCAGAATGAATTCCAACTCTAGAATCTGTTTGGCTGCTCTTCTTCTCTTGTTCCTTCTGTCCCCGACAGTGTTCTCCACGCCCAACAACGGGTTGATCCGAATTGgactgaaaaagaagaaattagaTCAAAGCAACCGTCTTGGTGGACAAGTCGACTCTAAGGAATGGGCAACACTAAGAGTTCCTATCAGAAAATATTATCTCCATGACAATTCTGAGGACATTGTTGCTCTAAAGAACTATATGAATGCTCAATATTTTGGTGAGATTGGAATTGGAACACCTGCTCAAAATTTCACTGTGATCTTTGACACAGGAAGTTCTAATCTTTGGGTACCCTCTGCGAAGTGTTATTTCTCA GTTGCATGCCTTTTCCACTCAAAGTATAAGTCCAGCCACTCAAGTACCTATCAAAAGAATG GGAAATCTGCTGAGATCCACTATGGAACTGGAGCAGTTACAGGTTTCTTCAGCCAAGATCATGTCAAACTTGGGGATCTGGCTGTTAAGAATCAG GATTTTATTGAGGCAACCAGAGAGCCTAGCATTGCATTCTTGACAGCCAAGTTTGATGGTATACTTGGACTTGGATTTCAAGAGATCTCAGTTGGGGGTGCTATTCCTGTCTG GTATAATATGGTCAATCAAAGTCTTGTAAAAGAGCCAGTTTTTTCATTTTGGTTAAACCGCAAAATTCAAGGGGAACAAGGGGGTGAGATTGTTTTTGGTGGGGTTGATCCTAATCATTTCGAGGGCAAGCACACCTATGTCCCTGTGACTCAGAAAGGGTATTGGCAG TTTGATTTGGGTGACGTACTAGTTAATGGTGATACAACTG gataTTGTGGTGGTGGTTGTTCAGCAATTGCGGATTCCGGAACCTCTCTGCTGGCTGGCCCAACA GCTGTAGTTACTCAAATCAATCATGCAATTGGAGCTTCTGGGTTTGTAAGCCAAGAATGCAAGGTTGTGGTCACGCAATATGGGAAGACCATACTAGATTTGCTGGTAGCTCag GCAGGACCAGAAAAAATCTGCTCCCAGATTGGTTTCTGCATGTTTGCCAGGACTCAGAGTGTTAG TATGGGCATTGAGAGTGTGGTTGAAGGGAGCAAAAACAAGGCATCTGATGGGGTACATGATGCCACTTGTACTGCTTGTGAGATGGCAGTGATATGGATGGCAAATCAGCTAAGACGGAATCAGACAGAAGATCAGATATTGAATTATGTCAACGAG CTTTGTAACCGACTTCCCAGTCCAAATGGAGAATCAGCAGTTGAATGTAGCAGCCTATCTTCCATGCCTACTGTTTCATTCACCATTGGTGGTAAAGAATTTCGTCTTGCACCAGAGCAG TATATTCTTAAAGTGGGAGAGGGAGCTGCAGCTCAATGCATTAGTGGGTTTCTTGCTTTGGATGTGCCTCCCCCTCGAGGACCTCTCTG GATTCTGGGGGATGTTTTCATGCGCCGCTATCACACAGTGTTTGACTATGGGAATCTGAGAGTTGGATTTGCTAAAGCAGCTTAA
- the LOC122303794 gene encoding aspartic proteinase A1-like isoform X2, whose protein sequence is MNSNSRICLAALLLLFLLSPTVFSTPNNGLIRIGLKKKKLDQSNRLGGQVDSKEWATLRVPIRKYYLHDNSEDIVALKNYMNAQYFGEIGIGTPAQNFTVIFDTGSSNLWVPSAKCYFSVACLFHSKYKSSHSSTYQKNGKSAEIHYGTGAVTGFFSQDHVKLGDLAVKNQDFIEATREPSIAFLTAKFDGILGLGFQEISVGGAIPVWYNMVNQSLVKEPVFSFWLNRKIQGEQGGEIVFGGVDPNHFEGKHTYVPVTQKGYWQFDLGDVLVNGDTTGYCGGGCSAIADSGTSLLAGPTAVVTQINHAIGASGFVSQECKVVVTQYGKTILDLLVAQAGPEKICSQIGFCMFARTQSVSMGIESVVEGSKNKASDGVHDATCTACEMAVIWMANQLRRNQTEDQILNYVNELCNRLPSPNGESAVECSSLSSMPTVSFTIGGKEFRLAPEQYILKVGEGAAAQCISGFLALDVPPPRGPLWILGDVFMRRYHTVFDYGNLRVGFAKAA, encoded by the exons ATGAATTCCAACTCTAGAATCTGTTTGGCTGCTCTTCTTCTCTTGTTCCTTCTGTCCCCGACAGTGTTCTCCACGCCCAACAACGGGTTGATCCGAATTGgactgaaaaagaagaaattagaTCAAAGCAACCGTCTTGGTGGACAAGTCGACTCTAAGGAATGGGCAACACTAAGAGTTCCTATCAGAAAATATTATCTCCATGACAATTCTGAGGACATTGTTGCTCTAAAGAACTATATGAATGCTCAATATTTTGGTGAGATTGGAATTGGAACACCTGCTCAAAATTTCACTGTGATCTTTGACACAGGAAGTTCTAATCTTTGGGTACCCTCTGCGAAGTGTTATTTCTCA GTTGCATGCCTTTTCCACTCAAAGTATAAGTCCAGCCACTCAAGTACCTATCAAAAGAATG GGAAATCTGCTGAGATCCACTATGGAACTGGAGCAGTTACAGGTTTCTTCAGCCAAGATCATGTCAAACTTGGGGATCTGGCTGTTAAGAATCAG GATTTTATTGAGGCAACCAGAGAGCCTAGCATTGCATTCTTGACAGCCAAGTTTGATGGTATACTTGGACTTGGATTTCAAGAGATCTCAGTTGGGGGTGCTATTCCTGTCTG GTATAATATGGTCAATCAAAGTCTTGTAAAAGAGCCAGTTTTTTCATTTTGGTTAAACCGCAAAATTCAAGGGGAACAAGGGGGTGAGATTGTTTTTGGTGGGGTTGATCCTAATCATTTCGAGGGCAAGCACACCTATGTCCCTGTGACTCAGAAAGGGTATTGGCAG TTTGATTTGGGTGACGTACTAGTTAATGGTGATACAACTG gataTTGTGGTGGTGGTTGTTCAGCAATTGCGGATTCCGGAACCTCTCTGCTGGCTGGCCCAACA GCTGTAGTTACTCAAATCAATCATGCAATTGGAGCTTCTGGGTTTGTAAGCCAAGAATGCAAGGTTGTGGTCACGCAATATGGGAAGACCATACTAGATTTGCTGGTAGCTCag GCAGGACCAGAAAAAATCTGCTCCCAGATTGGTTTCTGCATGTTTGCCAGGACTCAGAGTGTTAG TATGGGCATTGAGAGTGTGGTTGAAGGGAGCAAAAACAAGGCATCTGATGGGGTACATGATGCCACTTGTACTGCTTGTGAGATGGCAGTGATATGGATGGCAAATCAGCTAAGACGGAATCAGACAGAAGATCAGATATTGAATTATGTCAACGAG CTTTGTAACCGACTTCCCAGTCCAAATGGAGAATCAGCAGTTGAATGTAGCAGCCTATCTTCCATGCCTACTGTTTCATTCACCATTGGTGGTAAAGAATTTCGTCTTGCACCAGAGCAG TATATTCTTAAAGTGGGAGAGGGAGCTGCAGCTCAATGCATTAGTGGGTTTCTTGCTTTGGATGTGCCTCCCCCTCGAGGACCTCTCTG GATTCTGGGGGATGTTTTCATGCGCCGCTATCACACAGTGTTTGACTATGGGAATCTGAGAGTTGGATTTGCTAAAGCAGCTTAA